The Glycine soja cultivar W05 chromosome 8, ASM419377v2, whole genome shotgun sequence genome has a window encoding:
- the LOC114421947 gene encoding autophagy-related protein 13b-like translates to MASSHGNAHSDAAKMEQIITEFFAKSLHIILESRALYVSSRNSYGDQAVSSPCSSSSSSSSVRPRDKWFNLALRECPAALENIDLWRQNNLECIVIDVILVQRPLDWDPVTVSFSPKRVLPRSSSLKERCPFGWNTDQEELGVVGRSEKIVERWLVQYESRKTRDSNSGSRRSSNVSLHNLYKKSTLLLRSLYATVRLLPAYKLFRELNSSGQIRDFTLGHRVSSFVEPFTRKQEAEMMKFGFTPVDTSSGRLCLSVMYCPSASDVSSEPSTPMSPQVITDYVGSPLADPLRRFPSLPVAGLPSSRQRSWSFDHYRASPPSYLPSPTHSESLSSGYNACLRRFPPASLPPHPSEMSLIQKKNTNFDDYYPSASPSTSNSGPLPCKPLLRSESAPVSIPTAEVDNSPGYSNRHNLPPSPPLRISRGIGKIDKNPMQTGATAEKLFSLGKDESRKYSGVKISANSSPQISISRSSSRSYQDDFDDTDFTCPFDVDDDDMTDPGSRAESLDHGHIAETLEAGGFFPIRKSQDAAVGALVHMLKKAPPLHQDFSTSQHLSQGAYPETWKNNTQGTNQILEASSRPVSIMSSGIIATRKTTADALEEFHGYKEMKNLLLRRGSSKHQK, encoded by the exons ATGGCATCGTCTCATGGTAATGCCCACTCGGATGCTGCAAAGATGGAACAAATAATCACCGAGTTCTTCGCCAAGAGCCTGCACATAATACTCGAATCAAGGGCACTCTATGTGTCCTCACGCAATTCCTATGGTGATCAAGCTGTTTCGTCTCCGTGTTCGTCGTCTTCATCTTCGTCGAGTGTGCGGCCGAGGGATAAGTGGTTCAATTTGGCTCTCCGGGAGTGCCCGGCGGCGCTGGAGAACATTGACCTCTGGCGCCAGAACAATCTTGAGTGCATAGTGATAGATGTGATTTTGGTGCAGAGGCCTCTGGATTGGGATCCTGTGACTGTGAGTTTTTCTCCAAAGAGGGTTCTTCCTAGGAGTTCTTCACTGAAGGAAAGATGCCCTTTTGGCTGGAACACTGATCAGGAAGAATTGGGGGTTGTGGGAAGGAGTGAAAAGATTGTGGAGAGGTGGCTTGTGCAGTATGAGAGTAGGAAGACAAGGGATTCTAATTCTGGCAGTAGGAGATCAAGCAATGTTTCTTTACATAACTTGTATAAGAAATCAACTTTGCTTCTGAGGTCTTTGTATGCCACTGTTAGACTTTTACCTGCCTATAAACTTTTCCGAGAGCTTAATTCGTCTGGACAGATTAGGGACTTTACCCTTGGTCACCGTGTGTCTTCTTTTGTTGAGCCCTTCACCCGGAAACAAGAGGCTGAAATGATGAAATTCGGGTTCACCCCTGTGGATACTTCTTCTGGTAGGCTGTGTCTCAGTGTGATGTATTGCCCCTCAGCATCAGATGTGAGTTCTGAACCTTCCACTCCGATGTCCCCACAAGTTATAACTGATTATGTTGGGAGTCCATTGGCTGATCCATTAAGGAGGTTTCCTTCTCTTCCTGTGGCAGGTTTGCCATCTTCAAGGCAGCGTAGTTGGAGTTTCGATCATTATAGAGCCTCACCTCCTTCTTATTTACCTTCGCCTACTCATTCAGAATCACTCTCGTCAGGGTATAATGCATGTTTGCGGCGTTTCCCCCCTGCAAGTTTGCCTCCTCATCCATCTGAGATGTCTTTGATTCAGAAGAAGAATACAAATTTTGATGATTATTATCCCTCTGCATCACCTTCAACCTCTAATTCTGGGCCGTTACCATGCAAACCCCTTTTACGATCTGAAAGTGCTCCAGTCAGCATACCTACTGCTGAAGTTGATAATTCCCCTGGATACTCCAATAGGCATAATTTGCCTCCATCTCCTCCCCTAAGAATTTCGAGGGGCATTGGTAAGATTGATAAAAACCCAATGCAAACAGGAGCAACAGCTGAGAAG TTGTTTTCTCTTGGAAAAGACGAGTCTCGAAAATATTCTGGAGTGAAGATATCAGCTAACAGCTCGCCCCAGATTTCAATTTCCAGAAGCTCAAGTAGGTCTTATCAGGATGATTTTGATGATACTGATTTTACTTGTCCATTTGATGTGGATGATGATGATATGACAGATCCAGGAAGCAG AGCTGAATCTCTGGATCACGGTCATATAGCTGAGACGCTTGAAGCTGGAGGATTCTTTCCCATTAGAAAGTCTCAAGATGCTGCTGTTGGTGCGCTTGTACATATGCTGAAGAAAGCGCCACCTCTGCATCAAGATTTCTCCACCTCACAACACCTCTCACAAGGTGCATACCCTGAAACCTGGAAAAATAACACTCAAGGGACCAATCAGATCCTAGAGGCATCATCAAGGCCAGTGAGCATAATGTCTTCTGGGATCATAGCCACTAGGAAAACAACAGCTGATGCATTGGAAGAGTTCCATGGTTACAAAGAGATGAAAAACTTGTTGCTTAGGCGAGGTAGTAGTAAGCACCAGAAATAA
- the LOC114424479 gene encoding nodulation-signaling pathway 2 protein-like — MKTMDFEQFYYSFGPPYMNQLHECISENAFPFQTENLLSPNTFLDEMFDQEYSMEGLLQQHANNQEDFGFLKHDDPLETEFCHGFSPSAEENMHVSMEEGDSCLKGIQAELMEETSLADLLLTGAEAVEAQNWPLASDIIEKLNNASSLENGDGLLNRLALFFTQSLYYKSTNAPELLQCGAVSTHTNAFCVFQVLQELSPYVKFAHFTANQAILEATEGAEDLHIIDFDIMEGIQWPPLMVDLAMKKSVNSLRVTAITVNQRGADSVQQTGRRLKEFAASINFPFMFDQLMMEREEDFQGIELGQTLIVNCMIHQWMPNRSFSLVKTFLDGVTKLSPRLVVLVEEELFNFPRLKSMSFVEFFCEALHHYTALCDSLASNLWGSHKMELSLIEKEVIGLRILDSVRQFPCERKERMVWEEGFYSLKGFKRVPMSTCNISQAKFLVSLFGGGYWVQYEKGRLALCWKSRPLTVASIWEPMAYLDDKVK; from the coding sequence ATGAAAACGATGGATTTTGAGCAATTTTATTACTCATTTGGCCCTCCTTACATGAATCAACTCCATGAGTGTATCTCAGAAAATGCATTTCCATTTCAAACAGAAAATCTCTTATCTCCAAATACTTTCCTAGATGAAATGTTTGATCAAGAGTACTCCATGGAAGGATTGCTGCAGCAACATGCAAACAACCAGGAGGACTTTGGTTTCTTGAAGCATGATGATCCACTAGAGACTGAATTTTGTCATGGATTTAGCCCTAGTGCTGAGGAAAATATGCATGTTTCAATGGAAGAAGGGGATTCTTGTTTGAAGGGAATCCAAGCAGAGCTAATGGAAGAGACTAGTTTAGCTGATCTGTTGCTAACAGGAGCTGAAGCTGTTGAAGCACAAAACTGGCCCCTTGCTTCAGATATAATTGAGAAACTTAACAATGCCTCATCTTTAGAAAATGGTGATGGTTTATTGAACAGGTTGGCTCTTTTCTTTACTCAGAGTCTCTATTATAAAAGCACAAATGCCCCTGAATTGCTACAGTGTGGTGCTGTTTCTACGCACACAAATGCTTTCTGTGTGTTTCAGGTTCTCCAAGAACTCTCTCCCTATGTAAAATTTGCTCATTTCACTGCAAACCAAGCAATCTTAGAGGCCACAGAAGGTGCTGAAGATCTTCACATCATTGATTTTGATATCATGGAGGGGATTCAGTGGCCACCCTTGATGGTTGACCTTGCAATGAAGAAAAGTGTTAATTCCCTTAGAGTAACAGCCATCACAGTGAACCAAAGAGGTGCAGATTCTGTTCAACAAACAGGAAGAAGGCTCAAAGAGTTTGCAGCTTCTATCAACTTTCCATTCATGTTTGACCAGTTAATGATGGAAAGGGAAGAAGATTTTCAAGGAATTGAACTTGGTCAAACACTCATAGTCAACTGCATGATACACCAGTGGATGCCTAATAGGAGCTTCTCATTGGTCAAAACATTCTTGGATGGTGTGACCAAATTGTCCCCAAGGCTTGTTGTTTTAGTGGAAGAAGAACTATTTAATTTTCCTAGGCTCAAGTCCATGTCCTTTGTGGAGTTCTTCTGTGAGGCTTTGCATCACTACACTGCACTTTGTGATTCACTTGCTAGTAATCTATGGGGTAGCCACAAGATGGAGTTGAGCCTGATAGAAAAAGAGGTTATTGGGCTCAGAATATTGGACAGTGTGAGGCAGTTTCCTTGTGAGAGAAAGGAGAGAATGGTGTGGGAGGAAGGGTTTTATTCCTTGAAAGGGTTTAAACGTGTACCTATGAGTACATGTAACATTTCACAAGCCAAATTCTTGGTAAGCCTCTTTGGTGGAGGGTATTGGGTCCAATACGAGAAGGGTAGGTTGGCCTTGTGTTGGAAGTCAAGGCCTTTGACTGTGGCTTCAATCTGGGAACCAATGGCTTATCTGGATGACAAGGTCAAATAG
- the LOC114421001 gene encoding transcription factor MAMYB-like produces the protein KSKIRIHHSHESQSLFIFSFSYLSVIHISHTNDDVLSFLAIPFQVFAREWSSVGKPGRWEAIAAAFGGRHRVESVIKKAKELGEKRVDDSESYAQFLKKRKALDKRVVEENEGESEGKAVDNGWSSAEDIALLNALKAFPKEASMRWEKVAAAFPGRSKPACMKRFAELKKGFLTAKAAAE, from the coding sequence AAGAGTAAAATCAGAATTCACCACTCTCACGAATCTCAATCATtgtttattttctcattttcttatcTCTCAGTCATTCACATTTCACACACAAACGATGACGTTTTAAGTTTCTTGGCGATTCCCTTTCAAGTGTTTGCGAGAGAATGGAGTTCGGTCGGGAAGCCGGGGAGGTGGGAGGCGATAGCGGCGGCGTTCGGGGGGAGgcacagggtggagagtgtgATAAAAAAAGCGAAGGAATTGGGGGAGAAGAGAGTGGATGATTCGGAATCGTATGCGCAGTTTTTGAAGAAGAGGAAGGCGTTGGATAAGAGGGTTGTGGAGGAGAATGAGGGTGAAAGTGAGGGGAAAGCAGTTGATAATGGTTGGAGTTCTGCTGAGGATATTGCATTGCTGAATGCTTTGAAAGCGTTTCCTAAGGAAGCTTCCATGAGGTGGGAGAAGGTTGCTGCTGCTTTTCCCGGGAGATCCAAGCCTGCTTGCATGAAGAGATTCGCCGAATTGAAGAAAGGCTTTCTGACTGCAAAAGCTGCAGCCGAGTag